GTCTCACGATGAAACAGCATTTTGAGCAAACCACTGTCATCTCCCATAATTTGCCCGCGAGCGATTTCCTTATATCGGGCAACACCGGTTTCATAAGGGATTTTTTTTTCGGTCAGCTCATGTTCATGCGCGCCGATCATGGAAATCTCAGGAATGGCATAGATGCCGAAGGGAAAGTGTGTATCCATGGGACCCGCACTGACCCCGAAGGCATGGCAGGCAGCCCGTCGACCTTGCGCGGCGGAGGTAGAGGCGAGACTGGGGAACCCGATCACGTCCCCGGCGGCGAAGATATGGGGGATCTGCGTTCGAAAAGCTTGATCCACCGCAATGCGTCCACGATTATCCGCCGTCAGGCCCGCACCAGCTAGATTTAATCGATCGGTTGCGCCGATTCTCCCAGCGGAATACAGAACCATGTCGGACACAAGTCGCTTCCCTGACTCCAGTTCTATCACAGCTTGTTTGGGAGGACCTTCAGCGATGGTCAATTTTTCCACGGTTTCTCCCAATCGGAAGGTCACATCCCGGTTTCTCATTTGATGAATGAGTTCCTCAACGATTTCGTTGTCCAGGAAATCTAGCAAACGCTCCCGTTTATCCACCACGGTCACGTCGATTTCGAGTGCGGCAAACATTGACGCATACTCCATCCCGATCACGCCCCCGCCGACCACCACTAATCTTTTGGGCAAGGATGTGAGGTGGACCATCTCGTCACTGGTGACAATGATTTCACCATCCACGCCGGTTCCAGGTGGCGGGGCGGCTACGGTTCCGACGGCAAGCAGAATATTCTCAGCCGTGACAGTTTTCGTCTCGTGTTCTGTGTGAATAACAAGGGTATGGGCGTCGGTGAAGGAGGCTTCGCCGGAAATGAGTTCGATATCATTCCTCCAGAGCTGGTCCTCCACGATGTCGACTTCGCGGTTTCTGACGAGTTGCACACGAGAAAATAATTGTTCCGCTGTGGGACGGTGCCGTTCCCGGTTTCTTGTCTGTTGGACAAACGGATGGTTGGTAGCCATGAAGGATAACACGGCCTCGCGCAGAGTTTTGCTGGGGATGGTCCCGAGTTCGATACACACGCCGCCTGCGCATTGCTGACGCTCAACCACTCCAACCCGCTTCCTGAATTTGGCGGCTTGAATCGCCGCTCGTTGGCCTGCCGGGCCGCTGCCGATGCATAAGAGATCAAATTCGAATTGGTCACTCATCTGAATCCAAAATATATCAAAACATATTTGATGCCAGGTGCAGGGATCAGGTCTGGATGTTATGGGGCATCCCCGATGTAAACACACAATAGGGCAGAGTCTCAAGCATTTTCACTGTCCCGTTCCCCTCAATGCGACAACAATGATTCCTCCCGTCAGGCTGATGACGGTTGTACCCATATCGATCGGCTGGGAATTCTGTCCACGCCTCTTTGGTTTATGCAGGTATTGGTTCCCATCAAGGCCAGGAACATAACATTTCTGTAATTTTCCCTTCAATCCATGAGGTTTAGTACCCTCATGATCCGTATATCGTATCGCGAACTCGGGTACTGACGTGACGGTAAACCATGCGGGAGTGCCGCTCTAACATACCCCATGCCAGCTGACCAGGGGTGAGCGTGGGTCAAGGAGTGGGTGGTTTGGTCAAATCATTATTCACCCCGTTATTGTCCGCGTTGACATCGATTCCCCCGGCTGATGGTGGTTTATCAAGATCGACATATTGGAACGTATCGAAGGGCTGAATCTGTTCATCGGCGGGCAATTGGTTGCGGTTCCAGCCCCCGCCCAGCGCGCGAATGAGGGCCACGGAAGATTTCAGCAGATTAGCCTTAATTGCTACGGAGTCGATACGCGCCGCTAGCGTGTTGACCTCGGCGTAAATGAGCTCAAGACTGGAGGCGAGTCCGCCAAAATAGAGGCTAGAGGTCAGGTCTTGCGTTTTGAGATAGGCCCCGACGGCGGCGTCCTGCCGTTTG
Above is a window of Candidatus Nitrospira neomarina DNA encoding:
- the sthA gene encoding Si-specific NAD(P)(+) transhydrogenase, whose product is MSDQFEFDLLCIGSGPAGQRAAIQAAKFRKRVGVVERQQCAGGVCIELGTIPSKTLREAVLSFMATNHPFVQQTRNRERHRPTAEQLFSRVQLVRNREVDIVEDQLWRNDIELISGEASFTDAHTLVIHTEHETKTVTAENILLAVGTVAAPPPGTGVDGEIIVTSDEMVHLTSLPKRLVVVGGGVIGMEYASMFAALEIDVTVVDKRERLLDFLDNEIVEELIHQMRNRDVTFRLGETVEKLTIAEGPPKQAVIELESGKRLVSDMVLYSAGRIGATDRLNLAGAGLTADNRGRIAVDQAFRTQIPHIFAAGDVIGFPSLASTSAAQGRRAACHAFGVSAGPMDTHFPFGIYAIPEISMIGAHEHELTEKKIPYETGVARYKEIARGQIMGDDSGLLKMLFHRETRKLLGVHVIGTGATELIHIGQAVLELGGGLDYFLDRIFNYPTLAECYKVAALNAFNKLSRIG